From Bombus pyrosoma isolate SC7728 unplaced genomic scaffold, ASM1482585v1 HiC_scaffold_4723, whole genome shotgun sequence, a single genomic window includes:
- the LOC122577484 gene encoding uncharacterized protein LOC122577484 encodes MRILQTNLGRSRRAQDLLYQTIRESTVALAVMTELYRVLDTPDWTGSADEIVAVTWTSTPGAFAHALPLERGNGYVAVEWAGMVVVGVYVSPNSGWAAFEEFLDGIGDCVRRHFPRQILVLGDFNAHSAEWANPRTNARGRALSDWAAGLGLLLVNRGTTSTCVTWRGSSVVDITWAFPDTFRRITGWRVAEGIETLSDHLYIFMEVKGMPGPGTVTAGNGRDTRRRGSARPPPRWKSKEKDDDLL; translated from the coding sequence ATGCGCATCCTGCAGACCAACTTGGGACGGTCGAGACGAGCACAAGACCTGCTCTACCAAACCATACGAGAGAGCACGGTCGCCCTAGCGGTAATGACCGAACTATACAGAGTTCTAGATACCCCGGACTGGACCGGAAGTGCAGACGAAATAGTAGCGGTCACCTGGACATCAACGCCGGGGGCGTTCGCCCACGCACTCCCGCTAGAGCGCGGGAACGGATACGTCGCGGTCGAGTGGGCAGGAATGGTGGTGGTGGGCGTGTACGTATCACCCAACAGCGGATGGGCAGCGTTCGAGGAGTTCCTGGACGGGATTGGCGACTGCGTCAGACGGCACTTTCCCCGGCAGATACTGGTGCTAGGAGACTTCAACGCGCACTCAGCGGAATGGGCAAACCCCAGGACCAACGCGCGCGGCCGCGCGCTGTCAGACTGGGCCGCGGGACTTGGGCTCCTACTGGTGAACAGGGGCACGACCAGCACCTGCGTGACGTGGAGGGGGAGCTCAGTCGTTGACATCACTTGGGCTTTCCCTGACACATTCAGACGAATCACAGGCTGGAGAGTAGCTGAAGGGATCGAGACACTCTCGGACCACCTCTACATATTCATGGAGGTGAAAGGCATGCCTGGACCTGGAACGGTGACCGCCGGTAATGGCCGCGACACACGGAGAAGAGGAAGTGCGCGCCCACCACCAAGGTGGAAAAGCAAGGAGAAGGACGACGATCTACTTTGA